In one Phaenicophaeus curvirostris isolate KB17595 chromosome 19, BPBGC_Pcur_1.0, whole genome shotgun sequence genomic region, the following are encoded:
- the MYOCD gene encoding myocardin isoform X3, with product MTLLGSEHSLLIRSKFRSVLQLRLQQRRTREQLADQGIMPPLKSPSAFHEQRKSLERAKTEDYLKHKIRSRPERSDLVNMHILQDSVAEGSIQSTQMKLKRARLADDLNEKIALRPGPLELVEKNIIPVDSAVKEAIKGTQGGFPKATDAFAFEEDSSNDGLSPEQPRSEDSPGSTESAAGAKAPEPPPAAPAGATQDHPHSTDGLTSDPASAQGSQCDSPKQAAAQESLPLPVPSAVKSKSSGDSKNRHKKPKDTKPKVKKLKYHQYIPPDQKAEKSPPPMDSAYARLLQQQQLFLQLQILSQQQQQQQQHFSYPGVHQGQLKQSNEQMAKSSNSSSTSVNTTPLSPVKTTFSGQTCASSIKPGPLPSNLDDLKVSELRQQLRIRGLPVSGTKTALMERLRPFQECSSSAVPNFSEITTVTFPVTPTSTLSGYQSQSSTSMLSNGFYHFGSTSSTPPISPASSDLSVSGSLPDTFNDGPMSSPQFGLQPSPVHGNAEESLMSSMNGGSIQLELEGIDTEKDKMLVEKQKVINELTWKLQQEQRQVEELRMQLQKRKRSNGLEEKQQPTQHFFGVPIKQENAVSSCPFASKQTALKGQASSSDKLSNCGVPQLPHIVNSHCLEPAGQSTITSSTFLSPQCSPQHSPLGAAKSPQHISLPPSPNSHYLLSVSPGSQAEGRSGSPQTNSCLRTMATQAGQKLSIPSPSFCKSSPVLSEVKQPPPYEDAVKQQMTRSQQMDELLDVLIESGEMPANAKEDRSCLQKVPQITVSTGNSSASLPKSSAPFEQVSSAQLSFEHCPGSNDAHLEVLLNAHSPLGRVSEIALLKMGEESHFEGMMEGFSGKATDELLTSQEILQTPLSPMETQLSPSPADGSGLQMSFTESPWETMEWLDLTPPSSATGFGSLTPAGPSIFNIDFLDVTDLNLNTSMDLHLQQW from the exons ACTGAAGATTATCTCAAGCACAAGATCAGAAGCAGGCCGGAGCGATCAGACCTGGTCAATATGCACATCTTACAAG ACTCAGTTGCAGAGGGGTCCATTCAGTCAACTCAAATGAAGCTGAAAAGAGCCCGCCTGGCAGATGATCTCAATGAAAAGATTGCTCTCAGGCCGGGTCCTttggagctggtggagaagaACATTATTCCTGTCGACTCAGCTGTGAAAGAGGCCATAAAAG GCACCCAGGGCGGGTTCCCCAAGGCGACTGATGCCTTCGCCTTCGAGGAGGACAGCAGCAACGACGGGCTCAGCCCGGAGCAGCCGCGCAGCGAGGACTCCCCGGGCTCCACCGAGTCGGCGGCCGGCGCCAAGGCCCCCGAGCCaccccctgctgcccccgcAGGGGCCACCCAG GATCATCCCCACAGCACTGACGGCCTCACATCAGACCCAGCCTCGGCGCAGGGCAGCCAGTGCGACAGCCccaagcaggcagcagcacaggagagCCTCCCCCTGCCCGTGCCCTCCGCCGTCAAG TCCAAATCATCAGGTGACAGCAAGAACCGTCACAAAAAGCCCAAGGACACCAAGCCCAAGGTGAAGAAGTTAAAATATCACCAGTACATCCCTCCAGACCAGAAGGCGGAGAAGTCCCCTCCACCCATGGACTCTGCATATGCCAgactcctccagcagcagcagctctttctgcagctccagatcctcagccagcagcagcagcagcagcagcagcatttcagctACCCAGGGGTGCACCAAGGCCAGCTGAA GCAATCAAATGAGCAAATGGCTAAAAGTTCAAATTCTTCATCAACTTCTGTCAACACCACCCCTCTTTCTCCTGTGAAAACCACCTTTTCAGGCCAGACGTGTGCCTCATCTATCAAGCCAGGCCCTCTGCCATCTAACCTGGATGACCTGAAA GTGTCGGAACTGAGACAGCAGCTTCGAATACGAGGCCTGCCTGTGTCAGGCACCAAAACAGCGCTGATGGAACGACTGCGGCCCTTCCAGGAGTGCAGCAGCAGTGCCGTGCCCAACTTCAGTGAGATCACCACCGTCACCTTCCCGGTCACTCCAACAAGCACCCTGTCAGGTTACCAGTCACAGTCCTCCACCAGCATGTTATCCAATGGCTTCTACCACTTCGGCAGCACCAGTTCCACCCCACCCATCTCTCCAGCCTCCTCCGACCTCTCTGTGAGCGGCTCCTTGCCGGACACATTCAACGATGGGCCCATGTCTTCTCCCCAGTTCGGCCTCCAGCCGTCTCCGGTTCATGGCAATGCCGAAGAAAGCCTCATGAGCAGCATGAATGGAGGGAGCATCCAGCTGGAGCTGGAAGGGATTGACACAGAGAAAGACAAGATGCTGGTGGAGAAGCAGAAAGTCATCAATGAACTGACATGGAAGCTGCAGCAAGAGCAGAGGCAGGTGGAAGAGTTACGGATGCAGCTCCAGAAGCGGAAGAGAAGCAATGGCCttgaggagaagcagcagcccaCTCAGCATTTCTTTGGCGTCCCCATCAAGCAAGAAAACGCAGTGTCCAGCTGTCCATTTGCATCCAAACAAACTGCCTTGAAAGGCCAAGCCAGCAGCTCGGATAAGTTAAGTAACTGTGGGGTGCCACAGCTGCCTCACATCGTAAATAGCCACTGCCTGGAGCCTGCAGGGCAAAGCACCATCACCTCCTCGACATTCCTGAGCCCGCAGTGCTCCCCTCAGCACTCTCCACTCGGGGCTGCCAAGAGCCCCCAGCACATCAGCCTCCCACCGTCCCCCAACAGCCACTATCTCCTCTCGGTGTCCCCCGGCTCGCAGGCAGAAGGGCGCAGCGGGTCCCCGCAGACCAACAGTTGCCTTCGCACA ATGGCTACGCAGGCAGGTCAAAAGCTTTCTATTCCATCCCCAAGTTTTTGTAAGTCAAGCCCAGTCCTCTCAGAGGTAAAGCAGCCTCCACCCTATGAGGATGCAGTAAAGCAG CAGATGACACGAAGTCAGCAGATGGATGAGCTCCTGGACGTGCTGATTGAGAGTGGAG AAATGCCAGCCAATGCCAAGGAAGATCGGTCCTGCCTCCAGAAAGTACCTCAGATAACAGTCTCCACAGGGAACTCCAGTGCTTCTCTCCCAAAGTCATCTGCCCCGTTCGAGCAGGTCTCCTCAGCCCAGCTGTCCTTCGAGCACTGTCCGGGCAGCAACGATGCTCACCTCGAAGTCCTGCTGAACGCCCACAGTCCCCTGGGGAGGGTCAGTGAAATCGCCCTGCTGAAGATGGGAGAAGAGTCCCACTTTGAAGGGATGATGGAGGGGTTCTCCGGCAAAGCCACAGATGAACTGCTTACCTCCCAGGAGATTTTACAGACTCCCCTCTCTCCCATGGAAACCcagctctccccttcccctgccGATGGTTCTGGTTTACAAATGAGTTTCACTGAGTCTCCATGGGAAACAATGGAGTGGCTGGACCtcaccccccccagctctgccaccgGCTTTGGTTCGCTCACCCCAGCAGGTCCCAGCATCTTCAACATCGATTTCCTAGATGTTACCGATCTCAATCTAAACACCAGCATGGACCTGCACCTGCAGCAATGGTGA
- the MYOCD gene encoding myocardin isoform X1: protein MNGVIKQEHSDQKSGPSGNEEEKAPKEKASSEMRDGNKLQPPPFAERKNVLQLRLQQRRTREQLADQGIMPPLKSPSAFHEQRKSLERAKTEDYLKHKIRSRPERSDLVNMHILQDSVAEGSIQSTQMKLKRARLADDLNEKIALRPGPLELVEKNIIPVDSAVKEAIKGTQGGFPKATDAFAFEEDSSNDGLSPEQPRSEDSPGSTESAAGAKAPEPPPAAPAGATQDHPHSTDGLTSDPASAQGSQCDSPKQAAAQESLPLPVPSAVKSKSSGDSKNRHKKPKDTKPKVKKLKYHQYIPPDQKAEKSPPPMDSAYARLLQQQQLFLQLQILSQQQQQQQQHFSYPGVHQGQLKQSNEQMAKSSNSSSTSVNTTPLSPVKTTFSGQTCASSIKPGPLPSNLDDLKVSELRQQLRIRGLPVSGTKTALMERLRPFQECSSSAVPNFSEITTVTFPVTPTSTLSGYQSQSSTSMLSNGFYHFGSTSSTPPISPASSDLSVSGSLPDTFNDGPMSSPQFGLQPSPVHGNAEESLMSSMNGGSIQLELEGIDTEKDKMLVEKQKVINELTWKLQQEQRQVEELRMQLQKRKRSNGLEEKQQPTQHFFGVPIKQENAVSSCPFASKQTALKGQASSSDKLSNCGVPQLPHIVNSHCLEPAGQSTITSSTFLSPQCSPQHSPLGAAKSPQHISLPPSPNSHYLLSVSPGSQAEGRSGSPQTNSCLRTMATQAGQKLSIPSPSFCKSSPVLSEVKQPPPYEDAVKQQMTRSQQMDELLDVLIESGEMPANAKEDRSCLQKVPQITVSTGNSSASLPKSSAPFEQVSSAQLSFEHCPGSNDAHLEVLLNAHSPLGRVSEIALLKMGEESHFEGMMEGFSGKATDELLTSQEILQTPLSPMETQLSPSPADGSGLQMSFTESPWETMEWLDLTPPSSATGFGSLTPAGPSIFNIDFLDVTDLNLNTSMDLHLQQW, encoded by the exons ACTGAAGATTATCTCAAGCACAAGATCAGAAGCAGGCCGGAGCGATCAGACCTGGTCAATATGCACATCTTACAAG ACTCAGTTGCAGAGGGGTCCATTCAGTCAACTCAAATGAAGCTGAAAAGAGCCCGCCTGGCAGATGATCTCAATGAAAAGATTGCTCTCAGGCCGGGTCCTttggagctggtggagaagaACATTATTCCTGTCGACTCAGCTGTGAAAGAGGCCATAAAAG GCACCCAGGGCGGGTTCCCCAAGGCGACTGATGCCTTCGCCTTCGAGGAGGACAGCAGCAACGACGGGCTCAGCCCGGAGCAGCCGCGCAGCGAGGACTCCCCGGGCTCCACCGAGTCGGCGGCCGGCGCCAAGGCCCCCGAGCCaccccctgctgcccccgcAGGGGCCACCCAG GATCATCCCCACAGCACTGACGGCCTCACATCAGACCCAGCCTCGGCGCAGGGCAGCCAGTGCGACAGCCccaagcaggcagcagcacaggagagCCTCCCCCTGCCCGTGCCCTCCGCCGTCAAG TCCAAATCATCAGGTGACAGCAAGAACCGTCACAAAAAGCCCAAGGACACCAAGCCCAAGGTGAAGAAGTTAAAATATCACCAGTACATCCCTCCAGACCAGAAGGCGGAGAAGTCCCCTCCACCCATGGACTCTGCATATGCCAgactcctccagcagcagcagctctttctgcagctccagatcctcagccagcagcagcagcagcagcagcagcatttcagctACCCAGGGGTGCACCAAGGCCAGCTGAA GCAATCAAATGAGCAAATGGCTAAAAGTTCAAATTCTTCATCAACTTCTGTCAACACCACCCCTCTTTCTCCTGTGAAAACCACCTTTTCAGGCCAGACGTGTGCCTCATCTATCAAGCCAGGCCCTCTGCCATCTAACCTGGATGACCTGAAA GTGTCGGAACTGAGACAGCAGCTTCGAATACGAGGCCTGCCTGTGTCAGGCACCAAAACAGCGCTGATGGAACGACTGCGGCCCTTCCAGGAGTGCAGCAGCAGTGCCGTGCCCAACTTCAGTGAGATCACCACCGTCACCTTCCCGGTCACTCCAACAAGCACCCTGTCAGGTTACCAGTCACAGTCCTCCACCAGCATGTTATCCAATGGCTTCTACCACTTCGGCAGCACCAGTTCCACCCCACCCATCTCTCCAGCCTCCTCCGACCTCTCTGTGAGCGGCTCCTTGCCGGACACATTCAACGATGGGCCCATGTCTTCTCCCCAGTTCGGCCTCCAGCCGTCTCCGGTTCATGGCAATGCCGAAGAAAGCCTCATGAGCAGCATGAATGGAGGGAGCATCCAGCTGGAGCTGGAAGGGATTGACACAGAGAAAGACAAGATGCTGGTGGAGAAGCAGAAAGTCATCAATGAACTGACATGGAAGCTGCAGCAAGAGCAGAGGCAGGTGGAAGAGTTACGGATGCAGCTCCAGAAGCGGAAGAGAAGCAATGGCCttgaggagaagcagcagcccaCTCAGCATTTCTTTGGCGTCCCCATCAAGCAAGAAAACGCAGTGTCCAGCTGTCCATTTGCATCCAAACAAACTGCCTTGAAAGGCCAAGCCAGCAGCTCGGATAAGTTAAGTAACTGTGGGGTGCCACAGCTGCCTCACATCGTAAATAGCCACTGCCTGGAGCCTGCAGGGCAAAGCACCATCACCTCCTCGACATTCCTGAGCCCGCAGTGCTCCCCTCAGCACTCTCCACTCGGGGCTGCCAAGAGCCCCCAGCACATCAGCCTCCCACCGTCCCCCAACAGCCACTATCTCCTCTCGGTGTCCCCCGGCTCGCAGGCAGAAGGGCGCAGCGGGTCCCCGCAGACCAACAGTTGCCTTCGCACA ATGGCTACGCAGGCAGGTCAAAAGCTTTCTATTCCATCCCCAAGTTTTTGTAAGTCAAGCCCAGTCCTCTCAGAGGTAAAGCAGCCTCCACCCTATGAGGATGCAGTAAAGCAG CAGATGACACGAAGTCAGCAGATGGATGAGCTCCTGGACGTGCTGATTGAGAGTGGAG AAATGCCAGCCAATGCCAAGGAAGATCGGTCCTGCCTCCAGAAAGTACCTCAGATAACAGTCTCCACAGGGAACTCCAGTGCTTCTCTCCCAAAGTCATCTGCCCCGTTCGAGCAGGTCTCCTCAGCCCAGCTGTCCTTCGAGCACTGTCCGGGCAGCAACGATGCTCACCTCGAAGTCCTGCTGAACGCCCACAGTCCCCTGGGGAGGGTCAGTGAAATCGCCCTGCTGAAGATGGGAGAAGAGTCCCACTTTGAAGGGATGATGGAGGGGTTCTCCGGCAAAGCCACAGATGAACTGCTTACCTCCCAGGAGATTTTACAGACTCCCCTCTCTCCCATGGAAACCcagctctccccttcccctgccGATGGTTCTGGTTTACAAATGAGTTTCACTGAGTCTCCATGGGAAACAATGGAGTGGCTGGACCtcaccccccccagctctgccaccgGCTTTGGTTCGCTCACCCCAGCAGGTCCCAGCATCTTCAACATCGATTTCCTAGATGTTACCGATCTCAATCTAAACACCAGCATGGACCTGCACCTGCAGCAATGGTGA
- the MYOCD gene encoding myocardin isoform X2 — translation MGRSLLNQTLCWIFVPLFTGFIYILQLRLQQRRTREQLADQGIMPPLKSPSAFHEQRKSLERAKTEDYLKHKIRSRPERSDLVNMHILQDSVAEGSIQSTQMKLKRARLADDLNEKIALRPGPLELVEKNIIPVDSAVKEAIKGTQGGFPKATDAFAFEEDSSNDGLSPEQPRSEDSPGSTESAAGAKAPEPPPAAPAGATQDHPHSTDGLTSDPASAQGSQCDSPKQAAAQESLPLPVPSAVKSKSSGDSKNRHKKPKDTKPKVKKLKYHQYIPPDQKAEKSPPPMDSAYARLLQQQQLFLQLQILSQQQQQQQQHFSYPGVHQGQLKQSNEQMAKSSNSSSTSVNTTPLSPVKTTFSGQTCASSIKPGPLPSNLDDLKVSELRQQLRIRGLPVSGTKTALMERLRPFQECSSSAVPNFSEITTVTFPVTPTSTLSGYQSQSSTSMLSNGFYHFGSTSSTPPISPASSDLSVSGSLPDTFNDGPMSSPQFGLQPSPVHGNAEESLMSSMNGGSIQLELEGIDTEKDKMLVEKQKVINELTWKLQQEQRQVEELRMQLQKRKRSNGLEEKQQPTQHFFGVPIKQENAVSSCPFASKQTALKGQASSSDKLSNCGVPQLPHIVNSHCLEPAGQSTITSSTFLSPQCSPQHSPLGAAKSPQHISLPPSPNSHYLLSVSPGSQAEGRSGSPQTNSCLRTMATQAGQKLSIPSPSFCKSSPVLSEVKQPPPYEDAVKQQMTRSQQMDELLDVLIESGEMPANAKEDRSCLQKVPQITVSTGNSSASLPKSSAPFEQVSSAQLSFEHCPGSNDAHLEVLLNAHSPLGRVSEIALLKMGEESHFEGMMEGFSGKATDELLTSQEILQTPLSPMETQLSPSPADGSGLQMSFTESPWETMEWLDLTPPSSATGFGSLTPAGPSIFNIDFLDVTDLNLNTSMDLHLQQW, via the exons ACTGAAGATTATCTCAAGCACAAGATCAGAAGCAGGCCGGAGCGATCAGACCTGGTCAATATGCACATCTTACAAG ACTCAGTTGCAGAGGGGTCCATTCAGTCAACTCAAATGAAGCTGAAAAGAGCCCGCCTGGCAGATGATCTCAATGAAAAGATTGCTCTCAGGCCGGGTCCTttggagctggtggagaagaACATTATTCCTGTCGACTCAGCTGTGAAAGAGGCCATAAAAG GCACCCAGGGCGGGTTCCCCAAGGCGACTGATGCCTTCGCCTTCGAGGAGGACAGCAGCAACGACGGGCTCAGCCCGGAGCAGCCGCGCAGCGAGGACTCCCCGGGCTCCACCGAGTCGGCGGCCGGCGCCAAGGCCCCCGAGCCaccccctgctgcccccgcAGGGGCCACCCAG GATCATCCCCACAGCACTGACGGCCTCACATCAGACCCAGCCTCGGCGCAGGGCAGCCAGTGCGACAGCCccaagcaggcagcagcacaggagagCCTCCCCCTGCCCGTGCCCTCCGCCGTCAAG TCCAAATCATCAGGTGACAGCAAGAACCGTCACAAAAAGCCCAAGGACACCAAGCCCAAGGTGAAGAAGTTAAAATATCACCAGTACATCCCTCCAGACCAGAAGGCGGAGAAGTCCCCTCCACCCATGGACTCTGCATATGCCAgactcctccagcagcagcagctctttctgcagctccagatcctcagccagcagcagcagcagcagcagcagcatttcagctACCCAGGGGTGCACCAAGGCCAGCTGAA GCAATCAAATGAGCAAATGGCTAAAAGTTCAAATTCTTCATCAACTTCTGTCAACACCACCCCTCTTTCTCCTGTGAAAACCACCTTTTCAGGCCAGACGTGTGCCTCATCTATCAAGCCAGGCCCTCTGCCATCTAACCTGGATGACCTGAAA GTGTCGGAACTGAGACAGCAGCTTCGAATACGAGGCCTGCCTGTGTCAGGCACCAAAACAGCGCTGATGGAACGACTGCGGCCCTTCCAGGAGTGCAGCAGCAGTGCCGTGCCCAACTTCAGTGAGATCACCACCGTCACCTTCCCGGTCACTCCAACAAGCACCCTGTCAGGTTACCAGTCACAGTCCTCCACCAGCATGTTATCCAATGGCTTCTACCACTTCGGCAGCACCAGTTCCACCCCACCCATCTCTCCAGCCTCCTCCGACCTCTCTGTGAGCGGCTCCTTGCCGGACACATTCAACGATGGGCCCATGTCTTCTCCCCAGTTCGGCCTCCAGCCGTCTCCGGTTCATGGCAATGCCGAAGAAAGCCTCATGAGCAGCATGAATGGAGGGAGCATCCAGCTGGAGCTGGAAGGGATTGACACAGAGAAAGACAAGATGCTGGTGGAGAAGCAGAAAGTCATCAATGAACTGACATGGAAGCTGCAGCAAGAGCAGAGGCAGGTGGAAGAGTTACGGATGCAGCTCCAGAAGCGGAAGAGAAGCAATGGCCttgaggagaagcagcagcccaCTCAGCATTTCTTTGGCGTCCCCATCAAGCAAGAAAACGCAGTGTCCAGCTGTCCATTTGCATCCAAACAAACTGCCTTGAAAGGCCAAGCCAGCAGCTCGGATAAGTTAAGTAACTGTGGGGTGCCACAGCTGCCTCACATCGTAAATAGCCACTGCCTGGAGCCTGCAGGGCAAAGCACCATCACCTCCTCGACATTCCTGAGCCCGCAGTGCTCCCCTCAGCACTCTCCACTCGGGGCTGCCAAGAGCCCCCAGCACATCAGCCTCCCACCGTCCCCCAACAGCCACTATCTCCTCTCGGTGTCCCCCGGCTCGCAGGCAGAAGGGCGCAGCGGGTCCCCGCAGACCAACAGTTGCCTTCGCACA ATGGCTACGCAGGCAGGTCAAAAGCTTTCTATTCCATCCCCAAGTTTTTGTAAGTCAAGCCCAGTCCTCTCAGAGGTAAAGCAGCCTCCACCCTATGAGGATGCAGTAAAGCAG CAGATGACACGAAGTCAGCAGATGGATGAGCTCCTGGACGTGCTGATTGAGAGTGGAG AAATGCCAGCCAATGCCAAGGAAGATCGGTCCTGCCTCCAGAAAGTACCTCAGATAACAGTCTCCACAGGGAACTCCAGTGCTTCTCTCCCAAAGTCATCTGCCCCGTTCGAGCAGGTCTCCTCAGCCCAGCTGTCCTTCGAGCACTGTCCGGGCAGCAACGATGCTCACCTCGAAGTCCTGCTGAACGCCCACAGTCCCCTGGGGAGGGTCAGTGAAATCGCCCTGCTGAAGATGGGAGAAGAGTCCCACTTTGAAGGGATGATGGAGGGGTTCTCCGGCAAAGCCACAGATGAACTGCTTACCTCCCAGGAGATTTTACAGACTCCCCTCTCTCCCATGGAAACCcagctctccccttcccctgccGATGGTTCTGGTTTACAAATGAGTTTCACTGAGTCTCCATGGGAAACAATGGAGTGGCTGGACCtcaccccccccagctctgccaccgGCTTTGGTTCGCTCACCCCAGCAGGTCCCAGCATCTTCAACATCGATTTCCTAGATGTTACCGATCTCAATCTAAACACCAGCATGGACCTGCACCTGCAGCAATGGTGA